One Cucumis sativus cultivar 9930 chromosome 1, Cucumber_9930_V3, whole genome shotgun sequence DNA segment encodes these proteins:
- the LOC101211575 gene encoding pentatricopeptide repeat-containing protein At4g02750 produces the protein MQARGNCRFSLFIGSSSRSIQTESITNKLRASSTSSPSKKTWTQKLESKNSDSTIVDSDIVKWNRKISAYMRKGQCESALSVFNGMRRRSTVTYNAMISGYLSNNKFDCARKVFEKMPDRDLISWNVMLSGYVKNGNLSAARALFNQMPEKDVVSWNAMLSGFAQNGFVEEARKIFDQMLVKNEISWNGLLSAYVQNGRIEDARRLFDSKMDWEIVSWNCLMGGYVRKKRLDDARSLFDRMPVRDKISWNIMITGYAQNGLLSEARRLFEELPIRDVFAWTAMVSGFVQNGMLDEATRIFEEMPEKNEVSWNAMIAGYVQSQQIEKARELFDQMPSRNTSSWNTMVTGYAQCGNIDQAKILFDEMPQRDCISWAAMISGYAQSGQSEEALHLFIKMKRDGGILNRSALACALSSCAEIAALELGKQLHGRLVKAGFQTGYIAGNALLAMYGKCGSIEEAFDVFEDITEKDIVSWNTMIAGYARHGFGKEALALFESMKMTIKPDDVTLVGVLSACSHTGLVDKGMEYFNSMYQNYGITANAKHYTCMIDLLGRAGRLDEALNLMKSMPFYPDAATWGALLGASRIHGDTELGEKAAEKVFEMEPDNSGMYVLLSNLYAASGRWREVREMRSKMRDKGVKKVPGYSWVEIQNKTHIFTVGDCSHPEAERIYAYLEELDLELKKDGFVSSTKLVLHDVEEEEKEHMLKYHSEKLAVAFGILSIPPGRPIRVIKNLRVCEDCHNAIKHISKITQRQIIVRDSNRFHHFSEGSCSCGDYW, from the exons ATGCAAGCGCGCGGGAACTGCCGTTTCAGCCTGTTTATTGGCAGCTCTTCACGATCGATTCAAACTGAATCCATCACCAATAAGCTTCGagcttcttcaacttcttctccGTCGAAGAAAACATGGACCCAAAAACTCGAATCCAAAAACTCTGACTCCACAATTGTGGATTCCGATATAGTCAAATGGAACAGGAAAATCAGCGCCTACATGCGCAAAGGCCAATGCGAGTCCGCTCTAAGTGTTTTCAATGGTATGCGTCGTCGGAGTACTGTCACCTACAACGCTATGATATCTGGGTATTTGAgtaacaataaatttgattgtgcACGGAAGGTGTTTGAGAAAATGCCCGATAGAGATTTGATATCTTGGAATGTTATGCTTAGTGGTTATGTGAAGAATGGTAATCTTAGTGCGGCTCGGGCTTTGTTTAATCAGATGCCTGAGAAGGATGTTGTTTCTTGGAATGCTATGTTATCTGGGTTTGCTCAGAATGGGTTTGTGGAGGAGGCTAGGAAGATATTTGATCAAATGTTGGTTAAGAATGAAATTTCGTGGAATGGGTTACTGTCCGCGTATGTTCAGAATGGGAGGATTGAGGATGCTAGAAGATTGTTTGATTCGAAAATGGATTGGGAGATCGTTTCTTGGAATTGTTTGATGGGTGGGTATGTAAGGAAAAAGAGGCTAGATGATGCAAGGAGTCTTTTTGACCGTATGCCAGTTAGAGATAAAATCTCTTGGAATATAATGATTACAGGTTATGCTCAGAATGGGCTGCTTTCAGAAGCTCGGAGATTGTTTGAAGAGTTACCAATTCGAGATGTGTTTGCTTGGACGGCCATGGTTTCTGGTTTTGTGCAGAATGGGATGTTGGATGAAGCAACGagaatttttgaagaaatgccTGAGAAGAATGAAGTTTCGTGGAATGCAATGATTGCAGGTTATGTGCAGAGCCAGCAAATAGAAAAGGCAAGGGAATTATTTGATCAAATGCCTTCCCGGAATACCAGTTCTTGGAATACAATGGTAACTGGGTATGCTCAGTGTGGCAATATTGATCAAGCcaagattttgtttgatgaGATGCCTCAACGTGATTGTATATCATGGGCGGCAATGATTTCTGGCTATGCCCAAAGCGGCCAGAGTGAAGAGGCTTTGCACCTTTTTATTAAGATGAAAAGAGATGGGGGAATTTTGAATAGATCTGCGTTAGCATGTGCTTTGAGCTCGTGTGCAGAGATTGCTGCTTTGGAGTTAGGGAAGCAACTACATGGACGACTGGTTAAGGCAGGATTCCAAACTGGGTATATTGCTGGAAATGCACTTCTAGCCATGTATGGCAAATGCGGAAGTATAGAAGAGGCATTTGATGTATTTGAAGATATAACAGAGAAGGATATTGTCTCCTGGAACACAATGATTGCAGGTTATGCAAGGCATGGGTTTGGTAAAGAGGCTTTAGCTCTTTTCGAGTCAATGAAGATGACAATCAAACCTGATGATGTCACTCTG GTCGGTGTTCTATCTGCTTGCAGCCATACTGGCTTGGTAGATAAAGGCATGGAATATTTTAACTCAATGTATCAGAACTACGGCATAACAGCAAATGCCAAACATTACACTTGCATGATCGATCTACTTGGTCGTGCGGGTCGGCTAGATGAGGCTCTGAATTTAATGAAGAGCATGCCATTTTACCCAGACGCAGCAACTTGGGGTGCTTTACTCGGAGCCAGCCGAATTCATGGTGACACAGAATTAGGTGAGAAGGCTGCTGAGAAGGTATTTGAGATGGAGCCTGATAATTCAGGGATGTACGTTCTTCTCTCAAATCTATACGCAGCTTCAGGGAGATGGAGGGAAGTTCGTGAGATGAGATCGAAAATGAGAGACAAAGGAGTGAAAAAAGTTCCTGGATATAGTTGGGTTGAAATACAAAACAAGACTCACATCTTCACTGTTGGAGATTGTTCACATCCAGAAGCAGAAAGGATATATGCTTATTTAGAAGAGTTGGATTTAGAATTGAAGAAGGATGGGTTTGTTTCTTCTACTAAATTGGTGTTACATGACGTGGAAGAGGAGGAGAAGGAACACATGCTCAAGTATCATAGTGAAAAATTAGCGGTTGCATTTGGGATTTTATCTATACCACCTGGGAGACCAATCCGAGTAATTAAAAACTTGAGGGTATGTGAAGACTGTCACAATGCCATCAAACACATATCCAAAATTACGCAAAGACAAATAATCGTGAGGGATTCTAATCGCTTTCACCACTTCAGCGAAGGTTCATGTTCTTGTGGAGATTATTGGTGA